A single genomic interval of Gemmatimonadota bacterium harbors:
- a CDS encoding sugar kinase, which translates to MSSSSPSGAPSRPRYDVITFGETMIRFSPVDGEMLEQADYLRADAAGTESNMAAALARMGAGVAWVSVLPAHPAGRWIASRLAQHGVDTSHVAWQGDQDEPSGGQTEQGDQAGQSTRPSRPKRTGVFFLEPGSPPRGSRVVYDRAGSAATGMTPTVVEQALRSGARIVHTSGITASLSADCRETVARVLGNRAEGGYRTSFDVNYRAKLWSPEEARAVLETMLGEVDILVSTSDDAALIFGLDGKPEETVEALHGRFGNEIVVLTLSEGGAVGWSAETGFLYTQPYVVEPVDRLGAGDAFDAGLLYGLLREDLANGLSYGTALSALCLSERGDMTWSTLEEVKRLARPVRTVRSAQSAQSASSAPSGPSASPTPSTRTAGS; encoded by the coding sequence CCTTCGGCGAGACGATGATCCGGTTCTCGCCCGTGGACGGCGAGATGCTGGAACAGGCCGATTATCTGCGGGCCGACGCGGCGGGCACGGAATCCAACATGGCGGCGGCCCTGGCGCGGATGGGCGCCGGCGTAGCCTGGGTCTCCGTCCTCCCCGCCCATCCCGCTGGCCGGTGGATCGCCTCCAGACTGGCCCAGCACGGGGTGGACACGTCCCACGTGGCGTGGCAAGGCGACCAGGACGAGCCGTCGGGTGGACAGACCGAGCAGGGCGATCAGGCCGGGCAGTCCACGCGGCCCAGTCGGCCCAAGCGGACCGGCGTATTCTTTCTCGAGCCTGGTTCGCCGCCGAGAGGCAGCCGGGTTGTCTACGACCGTGCCGGGTCCGCGGCGACCGGCATGACGCCCACGGTGGTGGAACAGGCGCTCCGTTCCGGCGCCCGGATCGTGCATACGTCCGGCATCACGGCTTCCCTGAGTGCTGATTGCCGCGAGACGGTCGCCCGGGTCCTGGGCAACCGCGCGGAGGGTGGTTACCGGACCTCATTCGACGTCAACTACCGTGCCAAGCTGTGGTCGCCCGAGGAGGCCCGCGCCGTCCTGGAAACGATGCTGGGCGAGGTCGACATACTCGTATCGACGTCCGACGACGCGGCGTTGATCTTCGGGTTGGACGGAAAACCGGAGGAAACCGTCGAAGCCCTCCACGGGCGGTTCGGGAACGAGATCGTGGTGTTGACGCTGTCCGAGGGCGGGGCCGTGGGCTGGTCCGCGGAGACCGGCTTTCTATATACGCAGCCCTACGTGGTGGAACCGGTCGATCGGCTCGGCGCCGGCGATGCATTCGATGCCGGCCTGCTGTACGGCCTGCTGCGCGAAGATCTCGCGAACGGGCTGTCATACGGCACCGCGCTGTCCGCGCTGTGCCTGTCGGAACGGGGCGACATGACGTGGTCCACGCTGGAGGAAGTGAAGCGGTTGGCCCGTCCGGTCCGTACCGTCCGGTCCGCCCAATCTGCCCAATCCGCATCGTCCGCACCATCGGGGCCGTCCGCATCGCCCACACCGTCCACTCGGACCGCGGGATCATGA